The genomic segment CCAGAAACCCGACGAGCACGGCCGGCACGCCGAAGTACACCGCCACGTGCCTCCACGGTGTCACCTCAACCGTCCGCGCCGTTTCGACGATGATCGGGGCACGCGCCACCGGCGACTGGTCCGCGGACGGCTCGAAGTACACCTCATCGATACCCGGCCGCGGCGACGACCGGTCCTCGAACTCGGTCAGCCACCACCCGTCCGCTGCCTTCGGGCTCGCGACCGGCTTACCGTCCTTCGGGGCGTCGCTGAGTTTCGCCTTCTGGAACACCCCGGCCCAACTGGCTTCCTCCCCCGGTCCGGCCCACACGGTCTGCCCCGGCCACGCCTTCGACCCGTCGCCGAGCTGACCCGCGTACCGCCCCTGTGCCGCGAAGAACACCCGCAAGAAACGCGACTCGCCGGACGGCTGCACGCCCGGTTCCGGCTCCGGCTCGCGGTACGGGTAGAACGGCTTCTCGGCTCTGAACGACATGCGAACGGGCTTGGCTTGCAAATCGTGACGACCGGCGGGCGGCTTCGTCTCGTTGGGCTTGTCCGGCGCCGCGATCTTGAACGCGGTGATGCACCACTGGTCCCGCACGTATTTCGCGAGCCACTTGTCAATGGCCGGCGACCGCTCGTAACCGTGCTTGGCGAGCCACTCTCCCAGCAGTCGAGCGCCGCCCTCGGGGGTGTCGCCGTCGCTGTGGTGGAACGCGAGGACGGTCACGTCGTAATTGCCGATGCGCTTCTGCTCCAGTACCTGTACGCCGTCGCTTGGCGGCTTGACGGCGCTCCCGACGTACATGAAGGATTTCTTCTCCGCTGCGCAGCCGAGTGAGAACTCTCGCTCCACCTCCGTCACCACTTCGCGGCGTTCCACTTTCGGGGCCGTGATCGTGGCGAGGTCGCCGAACAGATCGTCGCTCGCCACGTCCAAGTGGGGCCGGTTGGGCGTGGGGACGAGGAAGCCGAAGTCGTATCCGGTGCTGCGGAAGCTGGCGCGGCGGACAAAGTGTTCCGTCTTGGTCTTCTCGTCCCAGACGATGAGCGCGCTCTCGTCGGCCGTATCCACACGCTGCCCGTTGTGGAGGTGAACCACAGCGGCGCACCCGGTCGCGTCGTCGGGAACCGCGGCGAGTGCCCCCGCGGCCAGCGCCACCACGAGCGCGAACGAAAAGCGGTTCATCGGTTCTCCGGGTTCAGCCGCGTCGCTAACACCCGGTCGCGACTTCACTTGGAGCGGACCAGCCGGCGGAGGCCGACCAGACACAGCACGAGGAACGCGACGGGTGTTCCACAACATAGCACGCCCAGCCACACCGGGGTGCGTTCAACGGTAACGATGGCGGGCCGGCGGTACACCGGCGACAGGTCCGGAGACGGCTCGAAGTACACCTCGTCGGTACCGGGTCGGGGCATCGACCGGTCCTCGAACTCGGTCAGCCACCACCCGTCCGTTACTGGTGCTTTGGTCATCTGCGCGTGCCGGAACACGTCCCCCCACTGCGGCGTTTCCACTGGTCCGGCCCACACCGTCTTTCCGGGCCACGCTTTCGTGCCATCGCCTAACTTGCCCGCGAACCGGCTCGGAGCCGCAACGAACACCCGCAGCAGTCGTGGTACGGACTTCGCTTGCTCGTCGCGCTGATCTTCCGGCTCGCGGTACGGGAAGAACGGCCGGTCGGTCTTGAACGACATCCGCACCGGCCGCGCGCCGAGGTTGATCGCGGTCTTCCCGGTCGGGGCCGAGCCCGATTTCGGCGCGGGCGTGTCCTGCGGCTTCGGTTCGCCCGCGATTTTGAACGCGGTCACCACCCAACCGTCCCGCACGTAGGGCTCCAGCCACGCGAGGAGCCCCGGTGTGAACACGTAGTCGTTGCTTTTCAGCCACGCGGCCAGTTCGGCCGCGCCGGCGGCCGGGTCGTTCTTCGTGCCGGGTCGGAACGCCAGCACCGCGGCGTCGAAGCCGCCGACGCGCTTCTGTTCCAGCACCACGACCCCGCCGCTGGGCAGGAACCGCCCGCCGTCCGGTGACGGGGCGCTGCCGCCCCCACAGGCCAGACCGAGGCCGTTGACCGTGCGGTACTCGACCTTTGGCGCCGTGAGCTCGGCTAATTCCGTGAAGAGATCGTCGCTCGATTCGGCCAACTCGGGGCGGTTGGGCGTCGGCACCAGGAACCCGAAATCGTAGCCGGTGCTGAGGAACGTCGCCCGGCGGATGAAGTGCTGCGTGTGGGTCCGGGCGTCCCAGACGATGAGGGCCGTTTCGTCGGCCACGTCCACGCGCTCGCCGGGCCGGTACGCGCCGCCGCACCCGGCCGCGTCGCCGGGCCGACTCGCGATCCACACGGCGATCGCGAGCAGGGCCACGGCGCAGGGCAAACGGTTCATGGGCTCTCCGCGTTCACCCGAACGGGAACCAGCAGCGGTTCGTGATCCACGTCGTCGCCGTGGCACCCGTGCGCGAACAGCGGGAGGGTCAGGAGCGCGACGGCGATGAAGAGCCACACGAGAGCGGCCACCCGGCCGCCCGCGGTCTTCTGTTCGGTGGCGCTCACTTCTTCCCCTTCAGATGGGCGTCGAGGAACTTGAGCGAGTCGTTGAGCGTGCGGGTAAAGTTCGCCCCGCTCCAGCCGTGGCCCTCCGCGCGGACCGTAATCATTTCTGCCGTCGCGCCGGCGTCCGTCAGCTTCTTGAGAAGCGTTTCCGAATGGATGATCGGCACGATCAGGTCGAACGTGCCGTGCAAAACCAGCACCGGCGGCGCGGTCTTGGACACGTAGCTGATCGGTGACGCCTTCTTGTACACTTCGGGGTCGGTCTTCACCGCCTTGCCGAACACCGGCACCATGTACGCGTCCTCCACCGCCGGGCTGACCGCGTACAG from the Frigoriglobus tundricola genome contains:
- a CDS encoding DUF2330 domain-containing protein, with product MNRLPCAVALLAIAVWIASRPGDAAGCGGAYRPGERVDVADETALIVWDARTHTQHFIRRATFLSTGYDFGFLVPTPNRPELAESSDDLFTELAELTAPKVEYRTVNGLGLACGGGSAPSPDGGRFLPSGGVVVLEQKRVGGFDAAVLAFRPGTKNDPAAGAAELAAWLKSNDYVFTPGLLAWLEPYVRDGWVVTAFKIAGEPKPQDTPAPKSGSAPTGKTAINLGARPVRMSFKTDRPFFPYREPEDQRDEQAKSVPRLLRVFVAAPSRFAGKLGDGTKAWPGKTVWAGPVETPQWGDVFRHAQMTKAPVTDGWWLTEFEDRSMPRPGTDEVYFEPSPDLSPVYRRPAIVTVERTPVWLGVLCCGTPVAFLVLCLVGLRRLVRSK
- a CDS encoding DUF2330 domain-containing protein, which produces MNRFSFALVVALAAGALAAVPDDATGCAAVVHLHNGQRVDTADESALIVWDEKTKTEHFVRRASFRSTGYDFGFLVPTPNRPHLDVASDDLFGDLATITAPKVERREVVTEVEREFSLGCAAEKKSFMYVGSAVKPPSDGVQVLEQKRIGNYDVTVLAFHHSDGDTPEGGARLLGEWLAKHGYERSPAIDKWLAKYVRDQWCITAFKIAAPDKPNETKPPAGRHDLQAKPVRMSFRAEKPFYPYREPEPEPGVQPSGESRFLRVFFAAQGRYAGQLGDGSKAWPGQTVWAGPGEEASWAGVFQKAKLSDAPKDGKPVASPKAADGWWLTEFEDRSSPRPGIDEVYFEPSADQSPVARAPIIVETARTVEVTPWRHVAVYFGVPAVLVGFLVWRRFQRG